A stretch of the Arachis stenosperma cultivar V10309 chromosome 6, arast.V10309.gnm1.PFL2, whole genome shotgun sequence genome encodes the following:
- the LOC130934795 gene encoding wall-associated receptor kinase 2-like, producing the protein MEVKLLFVIVVALVAIDHSDSNEIILDGCRGECYGVEVPYPFGIGNSNVGTPCFLEKSFELTCNNTISSLTLGNIPVISINIYQGQADMLSYVSKYCYNSSGVSSTTTDITLTSIRSFTISSKDNKFISVGCNTYGYLNSFYNNTEGYSTGCLTRCYGNNMEIHDGYCSGIGCCEVDIPPRMREISTIAGTFDFENFTGPLDFNNNCSYSFVVKNGNYTFSKEHLVNLPFDTSTVVFDWSVGNETCEESRSKGTITCKGNSTCVDADTGYGYRCQCKKGFEGNPYLHGCTDIDECKTGQNSCVSDHNCHNTNGSYICFCPKGQSGNGTKEDGCHKKNVLPHIFIGASAGFIAILVGTCLLYLTYQKRKFFKLKQKFFEQNGGLILLQKGKESSHTKIFTANKLKKATNNYDEKLIIGRGGYGTVFKGVLENDTVVAIKKSKIVDAGQLQVEQFINEVIVLSQINHRNVVKLLGCCLETEVPLLVYEFVSNGIHNENKRNNFNWENRLRIATEAAEALSYLHSSASIPIVHRDVKSANILLDEDYTAKVSDFGASRFVPVDQNALATMVQGTIGYLDPEYMQTNQLTEKSDVYSFGVVLAELLTGKKPFSFVKLEENTNLATYFLSCLKEDCLFEALQVGILNEGNKQEIVEVAIVAAKCLRLKGEERPSMKEVAIELEGIRLMSKCHWVNNGDKNFEEIQHLLPMSSSSEKYEHGDSSSGSHQNTKYDSIIKDQEVLIALPSGR; encoded by the exons ATGGAAGTGAAATTGTtatttgttattgttgttgcaTTAGTAGCTATAGATCACAGTGATAGTAATGAAATAATCCTTGATGGATGTCGAGGCGAGTGTTATGGTGTTGAAGTTCCATATCCATTTGGCATAGGAAATTCAAATGTAGGTACTCCCTGTTTTTTGGAAAAATCGTTTGAACTTACTTGCAATAATACTATTTCCAGTTTAACATTGGGCAATATCCCAGTCATAAGcataaacatctaccaaggtcAAGCAGATATGTTGAGTTATGTCTCCAAATATTGTTATAATAGTAGTGGCGTCAGCTCTACAACTACTGACATCACACTCACAAGTATTCGTTCTTTCACCATTTCAAGCAAAGACAACAAGTTTATAAGTGTTGGCTGCAATACTTACGGCTATCTTAATAGCTTCTACAACAATACAG AAGGTTATTCAACCGGGTGCTTAACAAGATGTTATGGCAACAATATGGAAATCCATGACGGATATTGTTCCGGCATTGGGTGCTGTGAGGTGGATATTCCTCCCAGAATGAGAGAGATCTCAACTATAGCAGGTACCTTTGACTTTGAGAATTTCACAGGGCCTCTGGACTTCAACAACAACTGTAGCTATTCCTTTGTTGTCAAAAATGGCAACTACACGTTTTCGAAGGAACACTTGGTGAATCTACCATTTGACACCTCGACTGTGGTGTTCGATTGGAGTGTTGGAAACGAGACATGTGAAGAATCTCGAAGCAAAGGTACTATCACATGCAAGGGAAATAGTACATGTGTGGATGCAGACACTGGATATGGTTATCGGTGTCAATGCAAGAAAGGCTTTGAAGGAAATCCATACCTTCATGGTTGCACAG ACATTGATGAATGCAAGACAGGACAAAATTCATGTGTAAGTGACCATAATTGTCACAATACAAATGGATCCTACATATGCTTCTGTCCTAAGGGGCAATCTGGAAATGGTACCAAGGAAGATGGTTGCCACAAGAAAAATGTCCTTCCACATATTTTCATTG GTGCAAGTGCAGGATTCATAGCTATTTTGGTGGGGACTTGTCTGCTATACTTAACTTATCAAAAGAGAAAATTCTTCAAATTAAAACAGAAGTTTTTTGAACAAAACGGTGGTCTTATTTTGctacaaaaaggaaaagagTCCTCCCATACTAAAATTTTCACCGCCAACAaattgaagaaagcaaccaACAACTATGATGAGAAGTTAATTATTGGCAGGGGAGGATATGGCACAGTTTTTAAAGGAGTTCTAGAGAATGACACAGTTGTTGCTATCAAGAAGTCCAAAATAGTTGATGCTGGCCAATTACAAGTTGAGCAATTTATAAATGAGGTGATTGTTTTGTCCCAAATTAACCATAGAAATGTGGTGAAGCTTTTGGGTTGTTGTTTAGAAACAGAAGTCCCTTTGCTAGTTTATGAGTTTGTAAGTAATGGCATCCATAATGAAAACAAGAGAAATAATTTCAATTGGGAAAATCGTCTCAGAATCGCAACGGAGGCAGCAGAAGCTTTATCATATCTTCACTCGTCTGCTTCTATACCAATTGTCCACCGAGATGTTAAAAGTGCCAATATTCTCTTAGACGAAGATTACACTGCAAAAGTGTCTGACTTTGGAGCTTCAAGATTTGTTCCAGTGGATCAAAATGCATTAGCTACAATGGTACAAGGAACTATTGGTTACTTGGATCCGGAATACATGCAGACTAACCAACTAACTGAGAAAAGTGATGTGTATAGCTTTGGTGTTGTGCTTGCTGAGCTTCTAACAGGAAAGAAACCTTTTTCATTTGTGAAGTTGGAAGAGAATACAAATCTTGCTACGTATTTTCTATCTTGCCTGAAAGAGGATTGCTTGTTTGAGGCTCttcaagttggaatcttgaatGAAGGAAACAAGCAGGAGATTGTGGAAGTTGCTATTGTTGCAGCAAAGTGTTTGAGACTTAAAGGCGAAGAAAGACCAAGCATGAAGGAAGTGGCAATAGAATTGGAGGGAATAAGGCTAATGTCAAAGTGCCACTGGGTTAATAATGGAGACAAGAATTTTGAAGAAATCCAGCACTTACTTCCGATGTCATCATCGTCAGAAAAATATGAGCATGGTGATAGCAGCAGTGGTAGTCATCAAAATACCAAATATGATAGTATCATCAAGGATCAAGAAGTGCTAATTGCCTTACCAAGTGGAAGGTGA
- the LOC130934796 gene encoding wall-associated receptor kinase 2-like: MELKVMMLIVALVPLGVVAANRDHNQALDGCQRECGGVQIPYPFRIGKSNTTGGNCSMEEPFVLTCEEQDSILKSGDFQVTSINITKGQVEMTAPVSKSCRDTSSDETTYLLTFPSFTVSRNDNKFVSVGCDTFGYLNSSYDDGGRTYSTGCLSRCYGNMFDIVDESCSGFGCCQMDIPPNMVNISIQAASFDNFEESLSFNNCSYSFVVKNGNYTFYKEDLKKLRFDDVAVIYDWSVGNETCEASKNRGTNACKRNSECVRSNGAENGYQCRCNFGFEGNPYHPDGCSDIDECKIGRHDCISDDNCHNMNGTYRCFCPKGQHGNGTREGRCQENNTLPKFVIGGGAGFIALFAVIFFLYWMYQKRKLSKLKEKFFKQNGGYILLQQISTRGESSQTVQLFTEDELKKATKNYDDKLIIGRGGYGTVFKGVLTNNRIVAIKKSKIVDESQIEQFINEVVVLSRINHRNVVKLLGCCLETEVPLLVYEFINNGTLFNFIHKGRNANNLVWETRLRIATEAAGALSYLHSAVSIPIIHRDIKSSNILLDSTYTAKVSDFGASRFVPQDQIALATMVQGTIGYLDPEYMQTSQLTEKSDVYSFGVVLAELLTGEEPLSFDRSEEKRSLAIYFLSCLKANRVFDAIQDGILNEKNEQEIKEVAILAAKCLSLKGEDRPSMKEVAMELEGIRVLQKHPWSNNNGDNNLAETQCLVLDESSSRIHMHSERCSHQNYRYDSINDQLSSSLDGR; encoded by the exons ATGGAACTAAAGGTCATGATGCTAATTGTTGCACTAGTCCCTCTTGGAGTTGTAGCTGCAAATCGTGACCATAATCAAGCTCTTGATGGGTGCCAAAGAGAGTGTGGAGGTGTTCAAATTCCATATCCATTTAGAATTGGAAAATCAAACACAACCGGCGGGAATTGTTCCATGGAAGAACCATTCGTACTCACTTGCGAAGAACAAGATTCCATTTTGAAATCCGGAGATTTCCAAGTCACATCCATAAACATCACCAAAGGCCAAGTTGAAATGACGGCACCAGTTTCCAAATCTTGCAGAGACACAAGCAGTGACGAAACAACGTACCTCCTCACTTTTCCTTCTTTCACGGTTTCTAGAAACGACAACAAGTTCGTTAGTGTCGGTTGCGACACTTTCGGCTACCTTAACAGCTCCTATGACGATGGTGGGAGAACATATTCAACTGGGTGTTTATCAAGATGCTATGGCAATATGTTTGATATCGTTGATGAAAGTTGTTCCGGATTCGGGTGTTGTCAGATGGATATTCCTCCTAACATGGTGAATATCTCTATCCAAGCAGCAAGCTTTGATAATTTCGAAGAATCTTTGAGTTTCAACAATTGCAGCTACTCTTTCGTTGTCAAAAATGGAAACTATACGTTTTATAAGGAGGATTTGAAGAAGCTGCGTTTTGATGATGTCGCTGTGATCTATGATTGGAGTGTTGGAAATGAAACATGCGAGGCTTCTAAAAACAGAGGTACCAATGCTTGCAAAAGAAATAGCGAGTGTGTGAGATCTAATGGCGCTGAAAATGGTTACCAATGTCGATGCAACTTTGGTTTTGAGGGAAACCCATACCATCCTGATGGTTGTTCAG ACATTGATGAATGTAAGATAGGAAGACATGATTGCATAAGTGATGATAACTGCCATAATATGAATGGAACATACCGATGTTTTTGTCCCAAGGGACAACATGGAAATGGAACAAGGGAAGGAAGGTGCCAAGAGAATAATACACTTCCCAAGTTTGTCATTG gTGGAGGTGCAGGATTCATTGCTCTTTTTGCGGTGATTTTCTTTCTATACTGGATGTATCAAAAAAGAAAACTCAGCAAACTAAAAGAGAAATTTTTCAAACAAAATGGTGGTTATATTCTGCTACAACAGATCTCTACAAGAGGAGAATCCTCTCAAACAGTTCAACTCTTTACAGAAGATGAACTGAAGAAGGCCACAAAGAACTATGATGATAAGCTAATCATCGGCAGAGGAGGATATGGCACAGTTTTCAAAGGAGTTCTAACGAATAACAGAATTGTCgcaataaaaaaatctaaaatagtTGATGAAAGCCAAATCGAACAATTCATTAACGAGGTGGTTGTTCTGTCTCGAATCAATCATCGTAACGTAGTGAAACTTTTAGGTTGTTGTTTAGAGACAGAGGTTCCTTTACTAGTTTACGAATTCATTAACAATGGTACACTTTTCAATTTCATCCACAAGGGTAGAAATGCAAATAATTTGGTTTGGGAGACCCGTTTGAGAATAGCAACAGAAGCAGCAGGAGCTTTATCATATTTGCACTCAGCAGTCTCAATTCCAATTATCCATAGAGATATCAAAAGTTCCAATATTCTATTAGATAGCACTTACACTGCTAAAGTATCTGATTTTGGAGCTTCAAGATTTGTTCCACAAGATCAAATTGCATTAGCCACCATGGTGCAAGGAACTATTGGATATTTGGACCCTGAGTACATGCAAACAAGCCAATTGACTGAGAAAAGTGATGTTTATAGCTTCGGAGTGGTGCTTGCAGAGCTTCTAACAGGAGAAGAGCCTCTTTCTTTTGATAGATCGGAAGAGAAAAGAAGTCTTGCTATCTACTTCCTTTCTTGCTTGAAAGCGAATCGCGTGTTCGACGCGATTCAGGATGGAATTCTGAATGAGAAAAATGAGCAAGAGATCAAGGAGGTTGCTATTCTTGCTGCAAAATGTTTAAGCCTTAAAGGGGAAGATAGACCAAGTATGAAGGAAGTGGCAATGGAATTGGAAGGAATTAGAGTATTGCAAAAGCACCCTTGGAGCAATAATAATGGAGACAACAATCTAGCAGAAACTCAATGCTTGGTTCTTGATGAGTCTTCATCAAGAATACACATGCATAGTGAACGTTGTAGCCATCAAAATTATAGGTATGATAGTATCAATGATCAACTGTCAAGCTCCTTAGATGGAAGATGA
- the LOC130936315 gene encoding cell division topological specificity factor homolog, chloroplastic-like isoform X2 produces MTEAHVSVGLMVDFSGYSNGASSISEFTPRCPSLTIVRRSNMRGFCKPVSGVLEGPKFSSKSVSREAENFFLDAVNMSFFERLNLAWKIVFPSAVSRKSSNARIAKQRC; encoded by the exons ATGACAGAGGCACACGTCTCCGTTGGTCTAATG GTGGATTTCAGTGGTTACTCAAATGGAGCGTCTAGCATCTCTGAATTCACCCCAAGATGTCCCAGCCTGACAATTGTACGTCGCAGCAATATGCGTGGCTTCTGCAAGCCAGTTTCTGGAGTCCTTGAAGGTCCCAAGTTTTCATCAAAATCTGTTAGTCGTGAAGCTGAGAACTTCTTCCTTGATGCTGTTAACATGAGTTTCTTTGAGCGATTAAATTTAGCTTGGAAGATAGTTTTTCCATCAGCAGTATCTAGAAAAAGTTCAAATGCTAGAATTGCCAAGCAACGCTGTTAA
- the LOC130936315 gene encoding cell division topological specificity factor homolog, chloroplastic-like isoform X1, with protein sequence MQRQRNTSRSKLFLFLFGLTMAISGDLRVYATVPLYHSRSQPLISSFPPPKVDFSGYSNGASSISEFTPRCPSLTIVRRSNMRGFCKPVSGVLEGPKFSSKSVSREAENFFLDAVNMSFFERLNLAWKIVFPSAVSRKSSNARIAKQRC encoded by the exons ATGCAGAGGCAAAGGAACACTTCAAGGTCAAagctgtttctttttctttttgggttAACAATGGCGATTTCCGGTGATCTTAGAGTTTATGCTACTGTTCCTCTCTATCACTCTCGTTCACAACCACTAATCTCCTCTTTCCCTCCTCCAAAG GTGGATTTCAGTGGTTACTCAAATGGAGCGTCTAGCATCTCTGAATTCACCCCAAGATGTCCCAGCCTGACAATTGTACGTCGCAGCAATATGCGTGGCTTCTGCAAGCCAGTTTCTGGAGTCCTTGAAGGTCCCAAGTTTTCATCAAAATCTGTTAGTCGTGAAGCTGAGAACTTCTTCCTTGATGCTGTTAACATGAGTTTCTTTGAGCGATTAAATTTAGCTTGGAAGATAGTTTTTCCATCAGCAGTATCTAGAAAAAGTTCAAATGCTAGAATTGCCAAGCAACGCTGTTAA